A genomic region of Papaver somniferum cultivar HN1 chromosome 7, ASM357369v1, whole genome shotgun sequence contains the following coding sequences:
- the LOC113294860 gene encoding uncharacterized protein LOC113294860, which produces MSENFGNHLVGNSEDTCDSERIDFRVPNMNSAEENSRSFFIPDEVINECLDEWKFSLIGRLDLVKLKMNNVSEALLKQCQLKGKVQFIPLGKGFFIIKLDNLEDRNHIWQGFWKVDAQILSIRAWEPNFNPAAQKTTSAYVWVIFPGLSIEYWKESILMQMGSILGRAIKVDKITLKRIVGYYACVLVEIDISKSIPNSIWVNSKYGKFEQPIQVPNKPKFCSHCKSLGHFVIECRTKRKENARTTSADGFISKPKKQWKPKKLQSQQIGFDICGSTPSETKKDRVSINTSSASTSAHQDVSSGRFHLFGVVKEIHCSDINVQVTITASQTDQPIITEDSSDSSSKDGEIKEVSNSDLLLSNTLTPHVIILRNDPTSPKIVTKKIITEKKKAPAKAY; this is translated from the exons aTGTCTGAAAACTTTGGGAATCATTTGGTAGGTAATTCTGAAGATACTTGTGACTCTGAAAGAATCGATTTTAGGGTTCCAAATATGAATTCTGCAGAAGAGAACTCTCGTTCTTTCTTTATCCCTGATGAAGTTATTAATGAATGTCTGGATGAATGGAAATTCAGTCTAATCGGAAGATTGGATCTGGTCAAACTTAAGATGAATAATGTTTCTGAAGCTTTACTCAAACAATGTCAGCTCAAAGGTAAGGTTCAGTTTATTCCTTTAGGCAAAGGTTTCTTTATAATTAAACTTGATAATTTGGAAGATAGAAATCATATCTGGCAAGGATTTTGGAAAGTTGATGCACAAATTTTGAGTATTAGGGCTTGGGAACCAAATTTTAATCCTGCAGCTCAAAAAACTACTTCTGCTTATGTGTGGGTTATCTTTCCTGGGTTAAGTATTGAATACTGGAAGGAAAGCATTCTAATGCAAATGGGTAGTATTCTTGGAAGAGCAATTAAAGTTGATAAAATTACTCTAAAAAGAATAGTGGGTTATTATGCTTGTGTTTTAGTAGAAATAGATATCTCTAAATCCATTCCAAATTCTATTTGGGTTAATTCTAAATATGGTAAATTTGAACAGCCAATTCAAGTACCAAATAAACCAAAGTTTTGTAGCCACTGCAAGTCTCTAGGCCACTTTGTTATTGAGTGTAGaactaaaagaaaagagaatGCTCGAACTACTTCTGCTGATGGGTTTATTTCTAAGCCAAAAAAACAATGGAAGCCAAAAAAGTTACAATCTCAACAAATAGGTTTTGATATTTGTGGTTCTACTCCTTCTGAGACCAAAAAGGACAGAGTTTCAATTAATACTTCTTCTGCTTCAACTTCAGCTCATCAAGATGTATCTTCTGGGAGATTTCATTTATT TGGGGTAGTCAAAGAGATACACTGTTCTGACATTAATGTTCAAGTCACAATTACTGCATCTCAAACGGACCAGCCTATCATCACTGAAGACTCTAGTGACTCAAGTTCTAAAGATGGTGAAATTAAAGAGGTTAGTAATTCAGACTTACTTCTTAGTAATACACTTACTCCTCATGTTATCATTTTGAGAAATGATCCTACTAGTCCTAAAATAGTTACAAAGAAAATTATTACTGAAAAGAAAAAGGCTCCAGCAAAAGCCTACTAA